TCCCTGGATACCATGGGGCAAGGACTGGGAATTGCAAGGCTTCTCAGCAATTCAACGTGCAACCGCAGGACAGGCTCAGCTCAGCTCATCTTTGCCCTCTATGCAGTTTGCAATGGACaatcatttttaaagcagaatccTCAAGAGATCTCCAGGTTGAACACTCCCCCGCAAGTGTGTGCCGCAGGCAGAGCTGTCCGGAAGATCTCGGCTGTAGTGAGAACAGGTGCCTTCCACCAGGCAGAAGAAGTTGGGTTTGACATGAAGGGTCTGGGAGAGATGAAGCATGAGGCGGCAGAGCCACATAGCACCCACCTGCAGCAGCTCTCGCTAGtctgctctgctgagctgctctgctcGTGCAGGCAGGCTCAGACTGATCTTTCCGGAAGGCTGGTCTCGGCTGCTGCCTGGCTGAAAAAGCTGCTGGCTATTATCAAAACACAGGAACGTTGCGTCATGTTTGCTTTTCGCATGGGGCAAGAGTCAACAGAGCAGCTGAGCCACCTGGCCTGCCTGCACCAGCTGAGGGACCTCAGGGGTTAGAGCCTGCATTGAGGAGGTGGCTGCCAGCACCAAGACAACAGTGCCTGTCGCAGCTCAGCCAAGACCAGCGCTGCGCAGGCAGCTCCCCACCGTGGCGAGCGTTaggagcacaggcaggcaggaacagcagcagcactgggctgTGCCAAAAAGTCAGGCTGGCTTAATTTTGTTCCTTGCACCACAGCATGGCAGGCAAAACAGGGATCGCTTCGCCCTGCGTGGCACGTCTTGCAAAAACAGATTCTGGATGGAAGCACATAACCACCTATCCTTCAGTACCACCCCTATGGCAGGCAGCATCCCTGTTTCCTGCTGCAAGAATCTCCAAGTAGACGCTGGGGAAACATCAAGctataaaattcattttcttcccttgtacCCAAGAGCCACTGCTGATGTTCACTACCTCAGTGACAGAACACGTGGGCTTATCAGAAGAGCCAAGATGCCTTTGCTGTCATCACCCAGAGCACAAGGCATGgtcccagccaggcagccccttTTGCACAGTGGCTGCAGCTGGCTTGGGGCTTCTCTCACACTGGTTTGGAGGttgctctgctgctccccaggaTCCCTCAGGGCTCTCTTCCATCAGGCAGGTGAAAGAAAACTCCCTGATCTACAAAACAAGGATCATACCAAGCCCAGCTCTACACAAAGAGTGATCCTCCATGCCGAGGGCTCAGTTACACTATAAATCTGTCACTTGTTCTACGCTGATTATTTCAAGAGGGTGTTAAAACCTTTATCACCCATGTTTGCTTCACCCAGTAGCTGTGCAGCTAACTCCCAGGGTCTGCCAAGAGCCCTGCGGCTTAGTGTGTGCCACGTGCTCAGCGCCGGACAGGCTGACACTGAACCGAGATGCCGCTGACCCACCTCTTGCGCTGCTCCAGCTCCCAGTCCAGGCGGGCCAGGGTCTGCTGGTGGGGCTCAGACAGGGTGATGGCAGGCCGGCTGATTTCAGGGGGGGCCTCTTTGTAAAACTCCTCCAGGCTCACCAGTTCAATCTCCTCATGTTTTGACCTGCAAGGAGAGATGGATCAGATTGGGGAAGAGTGGGAAACGCTGTAGCATGGCCAAACTCAACCGTGTCTCACAGGAGAGCAGTCAATGCCAACAGCGCCCTGTGCCCCAGCTTCACTCTGCTACGTGAGCCACCACAGTATCAGCGAGATGAACCACAGCAGAGGAGAGAAGGGTCTGACAAGGGCCCCCTCTTCACAGCGGCACCTTCCCCACATGGTTAACCAAAGCACCGTTTGAGGCATCAGTCTAAATACAGCCCTCCTGGCAGCAGCTCAGAGTGCTGCCTATGCAACAGGCATGATGGAAGGCTTGCCTTTCGGAAGAAAACTCCTGGTATACGGAGGCCAGAGTCTCCTTGAAGAGACCAGCATAGCCATGTCTTTGACATTTatctgtttttctcctccagtgTCCCTCAATCGCAACAGATGCCTTCTTCCCTACATGAGCCTCTTCCCCTGTGACCCAGCACAAGAACTCTGGGACACTCAGTCTCTCTTGCGTGGTGGCATCTGGAGCACCCGCTCTCCCCCACAGCGGGCTCAGGCAATGCGACAAGAGATCCCAAACATTCGAGGCCTCCACCCCGTCTCAGACAcactgtcactccccctcctccccagccaaacTCACTTGAACTCCAGGCATTTGGtgatctctttctgcaggtgCATCACCTCATAGAGCAAGTTCTGGAGCTGCAGGTGATATGCATCAACCTTCTGCTTTGCCTGAAACACAGACATGGCCAGAGCAGGGGATGAAGCTCTGTTACCTTCCTCCCAGCAAACACACCCCGCAAGAGAGTCACCAACACTCCTGCCCTCACCATACCAACTAGGGACAGTGGGTTTTAGGGTACGCAacaattatttttgtgaaaaaaaaaaaagacattttcaaggaCTGGGAAACCAAACAATCGTTGACATCAAACTGATTCTGCTCCCTTCCAGCACATTTCAGGGACAAGGCATAGAACAGGGCAGACCTGCTGGGGGACACGGATCGAGTCCCCTCCCGTCCCCGTGCCTCAGTCTCCTCCACAGCACGATGAAAATAGTGTTGGTTGTGAACTGCAAAAAGCTCTCTGAGAACTCTGGGTAAGGAGCTTCAGGGCCAATCATATACACATTTCTCAGGCCTGCAGCATGCCAGGACTCCCAAGACAGAGCTTTCTGACTCCATGTTATACTTGAGACAGAAGCAGATACTGCTCCTTCGTTATTCATTATAATTACAGCTCCTGCTGCACCACAGTAGAGTCTCCTGATAAACCCCTAATTCAACAACCACAACCTAGCTGGTGTTTAACTCCTCCCACGCGTGTGCGCATGCATCCATACACAGACCAGGCAGAAACGGCACCGTCTCTGATCCCACTAAATCCCGACCTGTATTCAtcagcccccagcctgctctgTACCTCATGGGTTTGATCTCTCCCTTTCTTCAGCCGAATATGAGCCAGCCGGTTGAGCTTCTTTAGGGTCATGAAGTGCACGCAGCTCTGAATCCGCCGCTCATCTATCTCCGAAGCCTGAGTGGCAGGACAGAGGCGTTTGAAGCAGGAAGACAACAACTAGCACCACAAAGCCCCTTTGCTGCAGGGACTTCCTGCGAGTCCTGTCACAAAGGGGGCTCCACACTTCGCTAAGGAGCCACAGTTAACATCACCAGGGCTTCCAAGGGAGCCTCCTGCTGCCAGACTCACAGATCACTCACTGGAAATAAACAGGGGGGTTCCAGGCTCACTCTAGTGATTTTTCTCAGCAGTAGGAACAGGGGCGTTTGAGCCTGAAGTGCCTGCCCTGCCTTGCAGAGGACAGCATGGGTGGTCGCAGTGCAAGCCTCCCCTAGACTCGTTGAGGCTGCCGGGCCTCCACCGGACAGCGAGAGCCTGGTCACCCCCACTGCAGTCGGGAGGGGCTCAGTTCCTTCCCCAGGAGCCCCCGACCCATCAGCGTGACCCATCGGGAGCCCAGACATGCTTTAGAAGAACGTGGTCTGCATACCGTCTGCTCAGTCAAGACCAATGCCTCAGCTAAAtcatattttcctttatttaaggGAGGCCGTTCCATTTTCCTGACTCTCCCCAGAAGACCGTGCAGCTTCTGCTCCCATTCCTCTTAGATTAAGGGAAAACATCAAAGAACAGAACACATTAAATCAAGCACCAAGGCTTCTCCTTACATTGTCCTTGATGCCTCTGCTCTTCAGCTCCTGGATTTCTGCCATCAGTCTCTGAAGCTCCTGGCAAGTCTCTCTGTAGAGTTCGTAGTCTTTGATAGGGTCACGGAGATCCACCTCACACTCCTCGCTGTAGTACCTAACATCCTGCAAAGACAGAAAGCACCTTCTGCGGCTTGTTCCTCCCACCTTCTCTGGAAAGGGCGCTGGGAAACAAACTGCTGGGTCTTGGTTCCTGGCTCTGTCCATTAATCCCATGCCCAAGTAGACTTTACACACGGGAGACGACTCACTTAACAATTCTGGATGCAAATACCATCACACGTGAAAACGCCTGGGAAGCTCAGGCAGCCTCTCATATAGTTATCGTAAATTTAAACGGGTATCTGTCCTGCACCAGGTATACCCGAATTACTACAGAGGATAAACCAGGGAAGGTGACTACTACTTCAACCCTAGTCTCCACTTTGGCTGAACCCAGGTTATCCTGCTGCTTGCGGGAGTGTTTTAAGGCAACCTGCAAACCCCCGAGGGACCTTTCAGCCTTGTTCTCACTCTCCCTATGTCTCCAGAGGAACGTTTGACTCCTTAAGCGCTGTGTTTCCTGAAGGAGATGGAAAGAGGTTCAGAAATTCAGAGCGGGAGTTTCAGAGGCATTGGAAGCTGGCTCAGCTCTAGGGGAACGGTCTCAGAACTTCCCGAAGGGGAGATTAAGGCCAGCAAAAGAGTAGGCGTGAGAACAGCCCTTTGTAAGGCAGGATACAAGCACCCTGCCACTGCAtgctggctctgcctgtgcatgtgGGCAGCCAGGTGCCCTACCTGATCGGCATCAGCCTTGCCCCGCTTGCCCTCCTGCGGGCCCCCATCCGTGCGGATCACTTTGGGTTTCCTCTTCTTGCTGGAGTCCGACGACATGGTGCTGCTGCCAGTCAATGGGGGACAAGAGGCAAAGCCGCCATCCGTGGGGGGCCAAAGCCACCTGGGAGCAGGGCTAACCTGGCCTCCCTTCAGCCACTCTGCCTTGAACTCCACAGTTCTCCCAGCCCAGCGAGCCCCTccaccttctccccaccagcttcccccatcccacctctcACCCCCACCATAGACACCCAGCACACCGGGCCCGACAGCTTCTACTCCTCCAgagcccccccagacccccagcacACCGGGCCGGGGGGCCTATACTCCTCCAgagccccccccagacccccagcacACCGGGCCGGCAGCCTTTGCTCCTCCAgagccccccccagacccccaagcCCGGGGACACCGTCCCGTGTCCACCCCCCCCCGTCTCGGCCCGGTTCCCCCCGGACCGGCGGCGCCCGCCTCTCACCGTACCGCTCGCCTCAGCGCCGCCCGGAAATGACGCCAGCAGAGCAAACGAGCGCGGGGCAGAGCGGCAGCGGCTGAAGGCGCCCCCTAGCGGAGGCTCCCGCCGGAGGACCGCGAGCAACAGCTGGCGGTGGGCGTGGTTTTCGGCAAAGGGGCGTGGTCAGCGCCCCCATTGACAAGCCCTGCTGgagtgggtgggggggtgtccccccacACGcgtgggcttggggggggtcctGGTGCAGAAGGGCACCCACAGGCATGGTGGGGTCCTGGTTGGGGGGGTCCCCAGTGGCACTGGGGGTAATCCATggacttgggggggggtggggggggcatgGTCTGGGGTCCCCAATGGCACTGGGGGCACActggggctttgggggggacCTCGGTATAtcggggcacccatgggtgggagTCTTTTGGTGCAGGGTGGCCCGCCCTTGGTGCAGGGGGCACCCATGCCATCCTGGGTGAGACCTGGTTGGGGGctgagcacccccagccccctaccccccccccaagAGGGCCAGGCTTTggcatattaaatatttaattggcAGGAAAGGCACCCACTGGGCCCATCAGGAATAAttaagacccccccccccctcatctCTGCAGTCTGCCCAGCCCCCCCAGGCAGTGCTGTCCCGTGCCGCACGTGGGGACCCACTGCAGGGTGGGGGGCTCccgcccttcccctccccactctcATCCCCCACAGGGCACCCcaaaatggggtgggggggggaaaggagagctAGGAGCTGTGGGGGAGCAGAgacccccagcccttccccagcaggGCCGGGGCGCAGGCAGGGAGCGCAGGCAGGGAGCATGCCCCTCCGGGTGCAGGCAGATGCCTGGTGCAGacccctgctcactgcaggggtgAGATCTTCAGGGGAATCATTATCCGTGATTCCATGGTCCGGATCAGCGGGACTGGAAAAGGAAGCGAGAACGAGGTGAGGGCAGGGGGTCCCTGCCGCGGGCAGGGGGTCCCCAGTGCGGGCAGGGGGTCCCACTCACCCGTGTAGTACACGTTCTCATCCCAGCCCCTCTTCCTCCAGGCCGCGTTCCTCGTCTCTTCCCGGGACTGCAGGTCCTTGTAGGCTGCGGGGAAGGGACAGAGCTGGCACTCaggccccccacacacacatacagccCCCACGGCGGGGTTACGCTGGGGGTGACACGGGTGGCGGGGAGCCCGCTTACCCCAGAGGTGGTGCACGACATACAGCTCCCCGATCTGGGAGAAGAACCCGCCAACTGCCTCCTGGTTCTCCTGCCGGTACTTAATGGCCCGAGCCCTGGCACACAGCAGGAGAAACATGGAGGGGGGAGTTGCCCAAGGGCCCCCCCTGCTCCAGGGGGACCTTTTCCTACCTTGGCTCCCTCCATGCTGGGAAAACAGTCACTTACCAGTTGTTGCCCCATTCGATCATGGTCCCTGGctgaaaacagaggaggaaaaaaataatacagagtGAGCAGCCAGATCCCATCTGCTCCCCCTGCTTGGGGCCTCCTCACTGAGgagggaggaatttgggggactGCCCCCCAAAATACCAGGCAGGACCACTGCCCCAGGGGTATATTGGTCCAAAGGCCGCCCCAAGGTGTGGGCTGGCCCCCCACAGCCGCTCACCTTCAGCTTGTAGGTCCTGAGCTCATAGATGTTGGGTCCCTGGCGGGGCAGGGGCTCGTTCCAGAAGCTGAACTCCAGGAGCAGCTGATTCCTGCGGGACAGCAGCATCTGGCTCCTCTCCTTGCGGAAATCCAGGTACTCCTGGGGACAGCCCCAGCCGGGGGTTTCGGGGTGGGGGCAAGCGTGACCCGGGCCAGGGGGGGTCAGGCAGAGGCGAGGGGCAGAGCTCGGGCAGCTCGCCCCGATCCCGGCGGTACCTTATTCTGTTTGAGCTTGTTCATGCAGTCCATGAGGGCCGGGTACCCGCCTGAGAAGCGCCAGAGGTGCACTGGAAGGAcagtgtggggctggggaagggggacagCACCCCAAAAGCCCACCCGGCAGCTCACACCCCTCTCCCCCTGTGTGACAGCCAGCCCCTGGCACAATCAGGGGTCTTCACCTTCGCGCTCAGCCCCTCCGGCAGCGGAGGCACCGGGAGCGACTGCCAGCCTGCCCTCACCTGCCTGGTCCTGCTCGCCATACCACGTGTTCCAGTTCCCCACCAAGTCGCAGGGGTAGTCAGCATCCGAGTGGAGCTTGGGCAGCACCTCCTCTCTGTGGGGGCAcagggggggcagctggggggggagCAGCCACCCCAAAATGCTCCTGATCCCCCCCATCTGCCCACCCAGCCCAGTACAAGGGGTCTGGGCACGGAAGGGTCTGCCCTAACGGGAcctggagcagccctggggggTGCACCCATTTCACAGGGAGGAAAACTGAGGCAAGTAGCAGGGGCACAGACCCACCCAGGGTCTTGAGGAGCTCTGCACaagccctcccacccccctcaGTCCACAGCAGCACCCCAAGACCCTGCCGGGATCCCAGGCAGCCCCCCCGACACGCGGCGGGGCTCACGTCAGGCTGTTGTAGGCATCCAGGCACTCCGGCTTCACGTTGTGAACTGcggggagaagagagaggggctgctggggtgggagcaggaCCCAAGGCAGAGcaaccggggtggggggggtgtccccacaGGTGAGGGTGGCCCAGCACAGCAGGGTGCACCCCCTCTGCATTCACCCCCAGCCCCTTTCCTCCCGGTGGGGCCACTCACACTGAATTTTGTAGAGGTTACTGGTCTCCTTCTTGGAGAGGAGGTTGGAATGGGCGTCCTTGCGGGGATCCACCTTGTGCACGAAGAGGGAGCGGAACCAGCTGCCTTCGGCGTCCCTCGAGTAACCCCTGCGAGACAGCGGGTCAGCACCgtgggcctggggggggggaagcacccACCGACACCCCCTCGCTGGAGGAAACGCGACCGGCTGGAGGGCCGAACGGGAACCAGAGGCCACGCTGCCGGTCCTGCTGTCCTGGTtccgcaggcagctgcctgcatcgTCCTGCTGCCGGGGAGCACTGTCCGTCTCGGGGGGGCTTCACAGGGTTTTATCCAGTTCATCTCAGGGGGGAGCCGAGGCACGGCAGCGCCTGGCCCGTTTGTGTAGGGGGTGTGCAGGGAAAACGTGGGAAGGCccggaggggacgggggggggattTTGGCCCACTCTGCCCTGACCGGAGCC
Above is a genomic segment from Harpia harpyja isolate bHarHar1 chromosome 9, bHarHar1 primary haplotype, whole genome shotgun sequence containing:
- the NIPSNAP1 gene encoding protein NipSnap homolog 1, yielding MAAALRWLRRGGGGGVPGGARGYSRDAEGSWFRSLFVHKVDPRKDAHSNLLSKKETSNLYKIQFHNVKPECLDAYNSLTEEVLPKLHSDADYPCDLVGNWNTWYGEQDQAVHLWRFSGGYPALMDCMNKLKQNKEYLDFRKERSQMLLSRRNQLLLEFSFWNEPLPRQGPNIYELRTYKLKPGTMIEWGNNWARAIKYRQENQEAVGGFFSQIGELYVVHHLWAYKDLQSREETRNAAWRKRGWDENVYYTVPLIRTMESRIMIPLKISPLQ